Below is a genomic region from Hypomesus transpacificus isolate Combined female chromosome 1, fHypTra1, whole genome shotgun sequence.
TGTTAAGTTGGATAGGGGGACATATCTATTTGAATATGCTTTTGGATGAAACATTGAAACTTACTCATACTTATGATACTTGGTTCACAGGGTGATCAGCTATGAGTGTTGCCCTGGCTATGAAAAGGTCCCAGGAGAAAAAGGTTGTCCTGCAGGTAAGAGATGCAATTGTTAAATGTCATCACTACAAACAGTTGCATTAGTATTCCTTGTGGTATTGTATGAAACATGAAAAGTATAGTTTTTATTTAGTCAATAGTCAACTAAATCAAGAGCATCATTCATGGCATCCATGACAGACCATATCCTCAAGAACCGACATTGTTGAGAAAAATACCTATGTTTCTTCCAGCCTTGCCTCTGGCCAACATCTACAACACACTGGGCGTGGTTGGAGCTGCCACAACCCAGATGTACTCTGACAGGGCCGATCTGAGGGAGGAGATAGAGGGACCTGGTAGCTTCACCTTCTTTGCCCCCAGCAATGAGGCCTGGGCCGCCCTTCCCACCGTGAGTCACTGACTGTCAGGGGTTGTCGCATACACTCATGCAcatgcaaacatgcacacacatctacatgcACAAAATCAGACacatcacactctctcacactcagacactcttatccttCTGGGAACAGCTCAAGTCAGATCGTAATGATTAACTGTGATAGCTGTTTTCTAGGAAATCCTTGATGCTCTGGTGAGCAATGTCAACATTGAGTTGCTCAACGCGCTGCACTACCACATGGTCAACCGTCGTTTGACCTCGGAGGAACTGAAGCACGGCTCTGCCTTCTCCTCCATGTACCAGGACTTCAATGTCCACATTCACCACTACCCCAATGGAGTGAGTCCAATTTGTTCCAACAACATGTTATGCTTTTGTTGGAGCTCAGTCTTTCTAAATGAGGGAATGTGTCTCTTGAATTTAATCTTAAACCTGCCTTCCTTAAATTTTGCTGCACTCATCAAGTCTATGTTGACAATGGAAAGCCAAAATGGCCCAACATGAGACTTTAAATGAATCTATATTTCTCTTGATACAGATTGTCACAGTGAACTGTGCCCGCTTGATAAAGACCGATCAGCATGCCACCAACGGCATAGTGCATGTGGTGGACCGGGTCATCACAGCCATCACCAACAACGTGCACACATTCCTCGACACGGATGATGATCTGGAGACTCTGCGTGTACGTAAATCACAGTGAATCCCCCTTCATTATCGTATGGCCTTCATTTTAAGCACTCTACAGATTACTGGTAGAATCCAGGAATTGTAATGCAGTTATATGATTCATTCTCTTAACGGTCACTCTCTTCTGCTTCAGATGAAATTGCAACACGCCCATCCGGTTTTGATTCGTAATAAGGAACTAAAAATGTTGCCTTTTTTTGTCACGTTTTATGTGTTGGTTACAGACTGCTATTGCTGCTGCTGGTCTGACTGCCATGCTTGAGTCGGAGGGTCATTACACAGTGTTTGCTCCCACCAACGAGGCCTTTGAGAAGATCCCCCCCGAGATGCTCAACAGAATCTTGGGAGACCCGGTGGCTCTGAAAGGTGACCTCTTTAAGAAAGTTGACTAAGCCTACCACGACTTTTAACAATGGGAACAACAGACAAAAAATACAAGCACACTTAAGATTCATACACCCCTATACTGACACTGTCACCATTTAGGTCTGAAACCATACTCAAGAGAGTAGAAAGATGGACAATGGACATTGGACATTTAATGTAGCAGTTGGACTTGTTTTCTCCCCTCAGACTTGCTAAACTACCACATCCTGAAGAACATGCAATGCTCAGAGGCCATCATGACAGGGACCCCAATGGAGACCCTGCAGGGCACCATGCTGGAGGTTGGCTGCGAGGGAGATGAGATGACTCTCAATGGCAAGGCCATCATCCATAAGAAAGATCAGCTGGGCACAAACGGAGTCATCCACTACATCAACGAGTTACTCATCCCAGACTCAGGTAAGCTGTGCCTTTTTTAATGGAGAAAGGGAAACCGGGGAACCTCAGGGTTGTTTACCCAACATCCAAGGAGGATTGTGGTAGGTTATATTGGCATGGTAGGCCTTTCATGTATTACTTTTGCCTCTTGTTTTAGCAAAGACCCTGCTGGAGCTTGCCGAGGGATCCCCTGTGACCACAGCAACCAAGCTGTTTGTTGATGCTGGTCTCAGTTCTCACCTTACCGGCTCTGAGGCCCTCACCATGCTGGCTCCTCAGAATGAGGCTTTCAAAGGTCGGGTCTCTCTTTTTTATTGAACTCCCACCTCACTTTTTGTTTGCAGTCTGCCTAAAAAAAGTCTGCCAGTCACTCACTTGCATGccttctacctctctttctctctctctctctctctctctctctctctctctctctctctctctctctctctctctctctctctctctctctctctatctctctctctctctctctctctctctctctccctccagtcgttttatatatttatatatttatataacgtCTTTAATCTTGACTCATAACCTTATACTTTACACCCATGCCATCAACATTGAATATGTTTACTGTCGTTAAACAGGTAGCGTATCAATGACTGGCCCAATGAAGAAACTGATGACAAACCATATTCTGAAGAACCAGCTTTCCTCAAAAAGCCTGTACCACGGACAGTTGCTGGAGACCCTGGGAGGAAGCAAGCTAAGAGTCTTCATCTACCGCAATGTATGTTTGGAGTCATTACATGATTTACAGAAAAGAGCAGTTAATTTGTTATTTCAATTGTTCAATTAGTGTTGTAACAACACTGACACACTAGACTGTACCTCAGAGATAGTAGATTGTACCACTGTGCTAGAACATTACAAAGATATGTGCTTACAAAGGCCTAAATAAGCATAGACAAAGCTTATATAGGTAACATGGTAATATTTTAGTCACTGAAGTCGTTTTTGCTGTAACTGAAGTGCTacagtaatttaaaaaaatgtccCTCCAAAAACAGGCACGGGGCCAGAAAACACAATAGTTCCCATTGAACCCTGGTTCTACTGTATTTGTTATTCCTCTGGTTTTTAATCTTCCATTCACAGCCATGTTCTCTTGGGTGGTACTGTAGACTAAGGTTTGTGAGTTTGTGAGGGTTCTCACATTTCTGCTTTGTAATGAAATTTGCAGACCGCAAGAAATTTCCTTTCAACATGGGTAACTCTTTCCAGACACTGCATGTGAACCATCAGTTTGAAAAAGAAGGGGGAGCAACTGGTGTACCCGACCTAAGTCAAAAACGGTTCGAAATCCTCTCATAAAGCTTGGTTAATGGAGATTGTCTGCTCCGATGGAAAAATTGGAATACACCACAAAGGAAATGAAAATAGATTAAAAGACTGTTCACCTGTGACTCCAGGCAAGGTGAACATCCGAAGAATTTTGTATACTGTTTGACCCAGAATTGACACCTACACGTCATTGTGTAGTAAAGTATAGTCGACTCACTGGAGTGTTTTTCTGATGAGTACTATCATTTTCATATATATTGCCTGTTTCGTCTGATTCTGCAGAATCTGTGCATTGAGAATGCCTGCATTGCTGCACATGATAAGACTGGTCGTTTCGCAACCATGTTCACTGTGGACAAGGTTCTGACTCCTCCCATGGGAACTGTCATGGATGTCCTGAAAGCCGATGATCAGTTCAGGTGAGAGATCAATGCTCTATTAGACGAGTCTTGTTGCAGTTAATCGAACAATAATTATTGTAGTTAAAAATCCAAACCCTGTGAGGTCCTTACTAATCGTATACTTAATAATACAGCAAAACAGGATAATGGTTTAGTCATACATTTAAGGTTGTATAAATGTCAGCCCTTGTAATGTCAAGTTTTATAGATGCAAGAGACTGTGGCTTTCAAAAGTCAGTGGAGCTCTATTGAAGAGTTACTGTACCCTGAGCCTCTATGACTATCATTCTACTAAAGAAAATTAAGGACTAGTGCCCTGATCAACATAATGCACAACATAGGTTTAAGAAGTTTTGTGAATTAAGAGGGTTTACTACTGTATTCTTTTGAAGTCTGGACGTTTTTTAGCTTGATACCTTGGGGAGAGTGCCTTTAAACCTCTGTAATGGTTTCAACAGACCAAATGGAGGGGAATGATATTCTGCAGTCCAACTTCATTGTTAGTCTTTCCTCTCAGTtcgtttttttcctttctttctttctttctttctttctttctttctttctttctttctttctttctttctttctttctttctttctttcaaattTCGATATAATTCAGATACCTGATATTAGGacttcagaaacacatttctctgtCATTATTGTAACAGACCATTTTCTCTTAGAACTACTTTATTCTGCCATTCAAAATCACAATTTACTCAATCCCTCCCAGTCTGCTGGTGGGTGCCATTCAGACTGCAGGTCTGACAGAGTTGATGAACCAGCCAGCATCCCACACAGTCTTCGCTCCCACCAACAAAGCCTTCAGCGCCCTGCCACCAGCAGACCTCAACAAACTCATGGGTAATGTAgcaacagtacacacaaacacacccaagcATAGACACCATAGATTCACTAAAACCGTTATCTTGTCTGGCTCTCAAGTCTCAGTCTTCCATACTACAGTAAAAACTCACCAGGAATTACTTTAACCACAAGATTTTGTTTGCCCCCTTTCTAAAACTGACCTTTCTGTCTGAAACTCTAATTCAAgtcgcacacatatacacactctgtACTCTTTCCAAACTGTGAACATGAACAGAAATCCCCTACTcagcctacagtacagtacagtagttacACAATACCTCAGACACAGGAGCTATGTTAAGCAGAACTATGTACCATCAACGTTTATGTTTCAGTGTTATCATCTCTGTACAATCATATGTTTTTTCTGAAATACAAACTAAGAAGGTTGATCCATAAGTTAGACAAGGGGATTTGCCAGTGCCTGAACACACAAGGATTTGCACACAGTTCTATTTATTAAGGCAATTTGTGTGCTAGTGGTATGGTCTCCCTTGCATTTCAAAATTTCAAGATTATTTGATTTGGACACAACCCTGCAACCTCTTTAACAAGAAAATCTTTTAACAAGGTTTCAAAATAGTAAAACTGAAGGAGAAAATAGTTAAAGAGAGCCCACCTACATTCAGTGGATGATTACAATATGGCATGCACACATGAATGAATCTTGGCTATAAGATAGTGCCAAACAGCTGTCTTTAAATGAATCCAGTTGTACTGTACTTTCCTCACACAGTTAAACCAATATTGCAACAGACTGATTCATTCTTTGTGTCTTCCTCCTTTGCTTTAGCCTAACTTTGAATCTGGTAGAAGGCCAGAGTACATTGCTAAAATACAATATATTGGTTCTTACTTTCCTGTTTTACAACACAGGGAACAAACAGGAGTTGGCCAAAGTTTTGAAGTATCACATTGGAGAGGAGCTCCTGGtcagtggaggggtggggtccCACAACAGAGTCAAGACTCTGCAGGGAGACAAGCTGGATCTGGGCATGGTGGGTAAACAACTCCTGATCCTGGCAGCACAAGCTGATAACCGTAACTGTCACTACCGTATAGATAAAACTGATGTATCTGCTTTGAAcgtttaaaaaacaaatatctATGGTCACTGAATCACAAATCTAACAATTTAAAATGTCTATGATTCTAGCTTGTTGTCCCTGTGGACCTCACTTGCACTGAATACTAATATTGGTATAGATTGTTATATATCTGCTCAGTCAAAAGCAATTGACAGATCTCCCATCTCTATCACACCACCCTCacagaaatgtttgttttattttttgtcagCGTAACTACACCGTGTACGTCAACAAGGTTCCGGTCATCCAGGCCGACCTGATGGCCACCAATGGGGTCGTCCACGCTGTTGAATCCATCATCAAGCCCCTGCGTAAGGAAAATCGACCCTGTCTCTACATAATTATCCATTTAGCTATTTATATTATACAAGCCCAAAGTGTTCAATTTGGTTCAATTGCAAAGAACGTCTTCATTTTTGTGCTAATAGGTTGTTATATAAGTGGTGTTTCAACTTTGACATAGATAATGTTACTCAGAATACCAATGTCTTGCAATCCTTTGTCTCATTCTATCTCTTTTTCATCCAGCACCAAAGGTTGATAGGGAACAAGCCGATGGGCCTGTTGGCAAAGTCAGACTTGCCTCTGCTTCAAGAGTAAGTCATATAGTTGTTAGATCCTACTGTCCTTAGGGAGCGATCAATTTAAAATCTAGTACAGCAGATAGATCCACAATACATAGAAAATAAGGTGTTTTCTTTTCACAATTCAAGTATATTAAAatagtttgtttttttacagttcGACTCCCAGGTGTTCAAAAACGGTGAGTACTTTcctatctcttcctctcacagCCCACAAGGCATGTGTCAAACAATATAATTTTGCACTCATATTAAATACAGTATAGAGTCACTCACTATATGGGATTGGGAATGACCATTTATCACACAAATGTAAAGACCAGTACTTTGTGTAGCTGTTTTATATTTGCAGTGGAAATAACGCTCCAGGCTTCTGCAAGTTAACCCATTAGATCAAGATGTTCTTGGTCTTAGGGTGACATTTGCCTTACTTGTTTAATTTTATGGTAGGGCCCCAACACAAAAGTGGGGTTCCAAATCACATCTGCTACATTACACTCCAGAACTGTGTATTTCATCAACTGTCCCACTTATGTTGTTATAATTTGTTTTTCAGATGACCTTTTCCAGAAGGTGATGAAAAGTCATTCCAGTAGGACAATGACTCGCGTCCAGTAAAGCCCAGTAAATTAAGACCACACACATTTGCAAAGACATGATGATTATTCCTGTTGTTTATGGAATATGCTCTCATCTTGACCTCTTAAAGGGTCATCAACCTAATGATTTTGTCAAAAATTGTCAACTAGTTTGTCATAACCCAGTACTTGGTGAAAACAGAAATGAAATATTTTCATGGAATATGTTGTACAATTGCTTTCATATACAAGTGGCCAATATTTGGATTTGAATAGCTGTATCCTTTATGTAAGAAATTTAAACCAAACAAAATGAACAAATGGAGCCATTTTTATTATGGCCAAGATAAAAAATTCCAAAGAAGAATTCTCTCAGAAATGTATactgtgttttgttttgatatacaTGTAGCATGTTTGCATGGTATGAGCTGGAGTAACCCAAAACATTTGACACACGTAACTGGAGAATACTTTCAGAAAAAGTGGTTCTCACATCATTTTTGTTAACCTGTTAAATCTGTTGAAAATGAACACATATGCAAATAACACACATTCAATTTGTAACATAGTGTAGCAATATATTTTTTGTGGAACCAAAGATCAATGTCTGCACATTTCTAAATAAAATGTTCATTTTGTAGCCATAGAGTTCAGGTTTGAAATCAGTCACGCACCAAGATTACTGGAACTATTTAAGATGAAATATCATAGTCTATGCAAAATGTACATTATTACTCCTTTTTAAGTTACAGAGATTCCTGCCGAAAGCTTCCATTGAATGTCACTCATATATTAGATTATGAGAATAGGCACAAGAAAAGGAAAATGTTCTTGAGATATCAAGAAAGGAATCCAAAACCAGTACCTATCATTACCAACTCAGCTTGAATTTTATTTCAACTTTGAAAAAGAGCTTTGAAGTTcctttttattgtattttgtctggAGGGAAGGACTGTTCTATGGAAAGGATGCGGAGTGGGGGACCCTCAGATATGAGTTACTATGTTCAATGAGAACCCACAGGAAGGAGGGCTTTTAAAGGAAAGCTTTATTAAAACCAAACGGCAGATATATGGATGCAGTAGCCAGCTATTAGTTGGCAGCCCTTGCAACGAGCGATTTGGAACATTGAATGAAACATTCCAAAAGTGTTTTACACTCCTGCCCAGACACTGGCAAACTATTTGAGCCACAGGGGacaggagcggggggggggggggggggggggggcaccactTGAGAGTGGTGGTTAGACTCGTAGTCACTGCTGACTGGATGCCAAAAAAACAGTTTAGCAAGTCTAAATATTGTAAtaagaaacaaaacacaaatgaacacacaaTTATGGAGCAAGCAAAGGTCTTTGTGTTCACTAGAGCATGGAATTCCCTCAGCTGTAATTTAGGTTTGAGGTTTTTTTAAAGCATGTGTTTCTCAAGGTAACAGCTGAACAGAAGGCCTCAGAAATTAGTTTGTGTATAGTTAGGAGTTTTATGAGCTCTTTACAAATTCACAAGGAAGAATGTGCACTGCCAGAGACGGTTAAAATATAGTTTTATATTTTTGTGAACTACCGGACACAATGTACCAAAACATATTGTTAATACTATCCGCAATGACCTCATGTTCGGTGAAATCCAAATTAAAACAAAGTGAATGAGACGTATTCCTAGACATGCAGTTGTCTCTGGAGGTTGAAAGTCCTACATGAGCTTCAACCATGGTGTATCTAAGAATTATTTGAATTTTGTTGTGTCCATTGTTTGAATTTAActtttcattttctctcctATTAGTGTACATGTGCATACTGCATGCATCTGTATGTTACTGCTTTAAACATTTGTACTCCTTTTAGAACATTAAACCAATAATCTCAGACATATTGTACTTAAAACGTGGAACTCTTTGATTAATtttttaacaaaaacaaaatggttAAACTACCAGCAAGAGCAACTCTTATAGGTTCTTCTGTAATCACTTTGAAATCAAATCAATCATAATAATACTAATTCTCTCACTAAATTTTTTTTTCTAGCATTTGCTGGGAATCTTGGGAGGTTTTGTTCTGCAAGTAATCCTTCCTCCCCTACTGACTGATCCAAGCAGATGTTAAAGCTCTAAACGGAAGGCCCCCAAGTCTACAACATACATGACCTGGGCTACATCTGTTGGCCTCTGCTATGGTCTATTAACAAGTGGTGGCCTGACCCACAATGGCCCACTTATGTCAGCCACAGAACACCCAAGATGAGGGGAGTTTTGTGACCAGACAATGATGTCAGAGACTAGTTGTTGCTCAGCATAACTTTAAAACACTCACCTCTGATGGTGCTGTATCAGTGTAACCAATGGAATCTCTTCAATGTGCTAGATTACCACTAGCTACTAGTAGCAACTGAGCTTGTAGCCTACATAGCCCTACAGCCTCACTCAAGTAAGGGATTCAACTACTTAGTATTCTTTAGACTTCATTAGTCGCCAAGGGTGGCATAGAGTGCAGATAATATTTTTATACTGTCTTTCAAATGCCTTCATCTTTCACATACCTTCATATCAGATGTTTCAATCTGATATGATGAAGAATTGTTATATTTTAACTTCCTTAGAATTGTCCTTAGAATTACTACTTGCTTCATACAAGCGCCTCTATGAAAAGAGGAGAAGGCTCTCATGCTAAGGTACAGGCTGCCCACTGCTGGTCTATCATCTCATTTGCACTGTAATGCATGCCTACATTTAAAGGCTAAATTCTAGTTAAACCTTTAAGAATTCAAAGGCTAAATATGCATACCATTTAACTTCTGGAGTTACTAAATTTTATGCAAATAATGTCACAATCGTGTATATTTTGGCAGAGAATCACCTGGCGTTTGATCCTACATAATTTCACACAGACATctcaattgtaaaaaaaaaaaaaaaaagaagaaaaaagaaaaaaaaaagagattcaATACCGCACGGATGCCTTTTGAATATCTTCAAATTTAGCAGCAAGAGGGACTAATTTTATTTGAGAAGGAATGAGAGATAAAGAAACTGCTCTCAGTGTGAACGGTTTCCAATTGCTCGCCACTTTCGTGAAGCGCACTCCAGACATACTGGAGCCAACTTGTGTGACGTCCCCCAGCCGTAGCACTACCCTAGACTCAAAAGTTGTAACACAGTAACACTTGAGTGATTTAACAAGTAAGTTACGTTGCATTCATCAACGTAAATGCAAACGTGAAATTGGAAATGCCATCCACGACATTTTATTTGAGATGTGCTGTAGTTGTTCCGTAGCCTACTAATCCGCAGCCTTGCGTGTTTATATCAGTGGACTCCACTGGGCTATATGTTCGTATCATATTTACAAACATTGATTAAAATAGTTTTCATAGTGATAAGTGTATAAATAAATGGACATTTGAATAACAGTTTCAAGCCAATTAATTTGGAAATAAATTAACTAGGGAGTTATTCATTGCAAATTTACAATTTAGCGGAGGGATATGCGTTCCGCCTCTCCAGTCTTCTTGACGCCAGCTAGAACATGGGAATCGGGAGAGTGGGGAAAGACATTGaaaaaaggaaaatgaaaaaacagTTTCTTGTCTGAGCTAACTATAGACGGGAATAAGGAAGCTTTCGGCTTGCTTCAAATCTTCAAAGGTATGCAATAAATTCATAGATTATCCGATAGGTAAGATCAATGGGCACACAATTACTAGCTTCATTTTGATCTGTTTTACTTGGATACTTTTccagagggggtggggtgtaACTGGCTAGGCTCTAGCTAGCGCTAGCTAGATGAGTGCTAGCTAGAGAAGTGATACAAAAGTTATTTTTTCTGTGGAATAGTGCAGGAACGGGGTAGCCAGGTGTATAAGATTCCAAGCTGGTAAAAGAACAACTTTAAACTCGGGTAATTTCAACTTTAAGTGTACGAAAAAGGTTttcttggtaaaaaaaaagtaattgtTTGAAATTCGAGTTTAGGTAGCTAGTTTTGCAGGTAGCTACATGTTAGCTAGCCTGCTAATTAGCATGTAATGTGTCTAACCTACTAGTACTCATCATTGAAGCTAGATTGAGCCGTTAAGGTTAAATCGTCCTaaaaagctaacgttagctagctggtTCATAGCCACGTTAGAGACATGGCTTACAAAAAAGTTTGCAAATTAGATTCTAATTCTTCATTCTAAAGCAATCGTTGGGTCAAGTACTTTGGAAATACCAATGGAATTGTGGAAGGGAAACATAATGATATCAAAGTTAATTGTAGCAACATGCTTATTGGAAAGGCAAGTTTCAGGTCTACAATACCGGAGTGTGGTGTTTCAACATTTGAGTCATTTTGTATTTGCCATGCACTGTGTGATGCAAGAATACCAGTACGACGGAGTGGGTGTTTGGCAATTAAGCAATATCCCTTGACTATCCCTTTCTTCGGGGACTGGGGAGACTCGTGTGTACACTGTTCTGTGCTTAGTCACTGGAATCTtcttttgtctgtctgcctgttttgaCGAACAGGACATGTTAAAGCATAAGATTTCCACCCTTATGTCTTCAACAGCATTGTGCTTTGTCCCATACATTAGCCATAACGAGCAAGGATAGCATAGGATACATAACACATCCTTCCCCAGTAACATGACTTGGATGTACATCATTCTGGCATAAGGACGCCTGTTTTGTCTACTCCAAAGCATCTAAAAGTAGTACACTGGTTTAGGATGGGGTGTCTTTGTGGTGGGAAACAACTGGCGGAAGA
It encodes:
- the tgfbi gene encoding transforming growth factor-beta-induced protein ig-h3, whose protein sequence is MKNLTLIALALTLIATICVAKSPYQSVLQHSRIRGRPHGPNVCAMQKIQGTDKKYFTNCKQWYHRKVCGKATVISYECCPGYEKVPGEKGCPAALPLANIYNTLGVVGAATTQMYSDRADLREEIEGPGSFTFFAPSNEAWAALPTEILDALVSNVNIELLNALHYHMVNRRLTSEELKHGSAFSSMYQDFNVHIHHYPNGIVTVNCARLIKTDQHATNGIVHVVDRVITAITNNVHTFLDTDDDLETLRTAIAAAGLTAMLESEGHYTVFAPTNEAFEKIPPEMLNRILGDPVALKDLLNYHILKNMQCSEAIMTGTPMETLQGTMLEVGCEGDEMTLNGKAIIHKKDQLGTNGVIHYINELLIPDSAKTLLELAEGSPVTTATKLFVDAGLSSHLTGSEALTMLAPQNEAFKGSVSMTGPMKKLMTNHILKNQLSSKSLYHGQLLETLGGSKLRVFIYRNNLCIENACIAAHDKTGRFATMFTVDKVLTPPMGTVMDVLKADDQFSLLVGAIQTAGLTELMNQPASHTVFAPTNKAFSALPPADLNKLMGNKQELAKVLKYHIGEELLVSGGVGSHNRVKTLQGDKLDLGMRNYTVYVNKVPVIQADLMATNGVVHAVESIIKPLPPKVDREQADGPVGKVRLASASRFDSQVFKNDDLFQKVMKSHSSRTMTRVQ